In Gemmatimonadetes bacterium T265, one DNA window encodes the following:
- a CDS encoding AMP-binding protein produces MLVQDQRTASASSVPSAAAGASAPAARGGARPAPGTVTQLFFDAVRRYDRADAMLHKQDGRWAPIAHRTVLERVRRVSLGLADLGLAPGDRVALLCENRPEWAVADYGCLTGRLASVPIYPTLPAEQLPHILNDSGAAAVFVSTGAQAAKLASVRAGCPALRVVIGIDAGAADGCDLTMAALEARGAALETPERAAAWERDALAVRPDDLATLIYTSGTTGAPKGVMLTHDNFHANVMASRRSVPFGGDDVALSFLPLSHIFERMGDYMYWSTGTTIAYVPSIDDVPAALQEVRPTMAMSVPRLYEKMYARVLENAKAGGAVKWRIFRWAAKVADRWADEKLAGRTPAGPLAWQYALAQKLVFSKLQERTGGRMRHFVSGGGPLSPAINKFFYAAGLTILEGYGLTETSPVISVNTPKAFRIGTVGPVIDGAEVKITPYAEAQPGDGLILTRGPSVMRGYYNNPQATREALDDDGWFNTGDIGRLEDGFLRITDRAKDIIVTAGGKNIAPQPIENAVKSTPYVAQAVVIGDRRKFPLILVVPNWETLEAWAAAHGVTYADRAALLVHPDARRKMEDEVRAKFAGLARFETPKKVVLLEHDFSIERGELTPTLKVKRRVIDRSYKDVIDAAYAEDAHATGGGD; encoded by the coding sequence ATGCTCGTACAGGACCAGCGGACGGCGTCCGCGTCCTCCGTTCCTTCTGCCGCGGCCGGCGCGTCGGCGCCGGCCGCGCGCGGCGGCGCCCGCCCCGCGCCCGGCACGGTGACGCAGCTCTTCTTCGACGCCGTGCGCCGGTACGACCGCGCCGACGCGATGCTGCACAAGCAGGACGGCCGCTGGGCGCCGATCGCGCACCGCACGGTGCTCGAGCGCGTGCGGCGCGTCTCGTTAGGCCTCGCCGACCTCGGCCTGGCTCCCGGCGACCGCGTCGCGCTCCTCTGCGAGAACCGCCCCGAGTGGGCGGTCGCCGACTACGGCTGCCTCACGGGGCGCCTCGCGAGCGTGCCCATTTACCCGACGCTCCCGGCCGAGCAGCTGCCGCACATCCTGAACGACTCGGGCGCGGCGGCGGTCTTCGTCTCGACCGGTGCGCAGGCCGCGAAGCTGGCGTCGGTGCGCGCCGGGTGTCCGGCGTTGCGGGTCGTCATCGGGATCGACGCGGGCGCGGCCGACGGGTGCGACCTGACGATGGCGGCCCTCGAGGCGCGCGGGGCCGCGCTCGAGACGCCGGAGCGCGCGGCCGCGTGGGAGCGCGACGCGCTCGCCGTTAGGCCCGACGACCTCGCGACGCTGATCTACACGTCGGGGACGACGGGCGCGCCGAAGGGCGTCATGCTCACGCACGACAACTTCCACGCGAACGTGATGGCGAGCCGCCGGTCGGTGCCCTTCGGCGGCGACGACGTCGCGCTCAGCTTCCTGCCGCTGTCGCACATCTTCGAGCGGATGGGCGACTACATGTACTGGTCGACCGGGACCACGATCGCGTACGTCCCGTCGATCGACGACGTGCCGGCCGCGCTGCAGGAGGTGCGGCCGACGATGGCGATGTCGGTGCCGCGCCTCTACGAGAAGATGTACGCCCGCGTGTTGGAGAACGCGAAGGCGGGCGGCGCCGTGAAGTGGCGCATCTTCCGGTGGGCGGCGAAGGTCGCCGACCGTTGGGCGGACGAGAAACTCGCCGGGCGCACGCCGGCCGGGCCGCTCGCGTGGCAGTACGCCCTCGCGCAGAAGCTCGTCTTCTCGAAGCTGCAGGAGCGTACGGGCGGGCGGATGCGCCACTTCGTTTCCGGGGGCGGGCCGCTCTCGCCGGCGATCAACAAGTTCTTCTACGCCGCGGGGCTCACGATCCTCGAAGGCTACGGCCTCACCGAGACGTCGCCCGTGATCTCGGTGAACACGCCGAAGGCGTTCCGCATCGGCACCGTCGGGCCGGTGATCGACGGCGCCGAGGTGAAGATCACGCCGTACGCGGAGGCGCAGCCCGGCGACGGGTTGATCCTCACGCGGGGCCCGAGCGTCATGCGCGGCTACTACAACAACCCGCAGGCCACGCGCGAGGCGCTCGACGACGACGGCTGGTTCAACACGGGCGACATCGGGCGCCTCGAGGACGGCTTCCTTCGCATCACCGACCGGGCCAAGGACATCATCGTGACGGCCGGCGGCAAGAACATCGCGCCGCAGCCGATCGAGAACGCGGTGAAGTCGACGCCCTACGTGGCGCAGGCGGTCGTGATCGGCGACCGGCGCAAGTTCCCGCTCATCCTCGTCGTCCCGAACTGGGAGACGCTCGAGGCCTGGGCCGCCGCCCACGGCGTTACCTACGCCGACCGCGCGGCGCTGCTCGTCCACCCCGACGCCCGCCGCAAGATGGAGGACGAGGTACGGGCCAAGTTCGCCGGGCTCGCGCGCTTCGAGACGCCGAAGAAGGTGGTCCTCCTGGAGCACGACTTCTCGATCGAGCGCGGCGAGCTGACGCCGACGCTGAAGGTCAAGCGGCGCGTGATCGACCGGAGCTACAAGGACGTGATCGACGCGGCGTACGCGGAGGACGCGCACGCGACGGGCGGCGGCGACTGA
- a CDS encoding oxidoreductase, protein MPTGPATALVTGASRGIGRAVAGRLAASGVLVAALARTAAALADLARAHPDGRVVPLAADLRDVGATARAVAAARTACGGAPDLLVNNAGVFAVAPAHETDADAFAAVLDANLAAPFRLVRALLPEMRARGAGHVVTIGSVADRSVFPGNAAYAASKYGLRALHEVLRAECRGTGVRCTLVSPGPVDTPLWDSLDPDHTEGFTPRAAMLAADDVADAVLYVATRRPEVNVDELRLGRA, encoded by the coding sequence GTGCCGACGGGGCCCGCCACCGCGCTCGTCACCGGGGCGTCGCGCGGGATCGGCCGCGCCGTCGCCGGCCGGCTCGCCGCGTCGGGCGTCCTCGTGGCGGCCCTCGCGCGCACCGCCGCCGCGCTCGCCGACTTGGCGCGCGCGCACCCGGACGGCCGGGTCGTCCCGCTCGCGGCCGACCTGCGCGACGTGGGGGCGACCGCGCGCGCGGTCGCCGCGGCGCGCACGGCGTGCGGCGGCGCGCCCGACCTGCTCGTCAACAACGCGGGCGTGTTCGCGGTCGCGCCCGCGCACGAGACCGACGCCGACGCGTTCGCCGCCGTGCTCGACGCCAACCTCGCCGCGCCGTTCCGGCTCGTCCGCGCGCTCCTCCCCGAGATGCGCGCCCGGGGCGCGGGCCACGTCGTGACGATCGGCTCCGTCGCGGACCGCAGCGTGTTCCCCGGCAACGCCGCGTACGCGGCGAGCAAGTACGGGCTCCGCGCGCTGCACGAGGTGCTGCGCGCCGAGTGCCGCGGCACCGGCGTGCGCTGCACGCTCGTTTCGCCGGGGCCGGTGGACACGCCGCTCTGGGACTCGCTCGACCCCGACCACACCGAGGGATTCACGCCCCGCGCCGCGATGCTCGCGGCCGACGACGTCGCGGACGCGGTCCTCTACGTCGCGACCCGCCGCCCCGAGGTAAACGTGGACGAGCTGCGGCTCGGCCGGGCGTAA
- the folE gene encoding GTP cyclohydrolase 1, which produces MSSTTGAERAPDRAPERGPSRARDSREGHDGHPAAEPVVVPLFPGARAGDAPDARLAEYADLARRQLELLGEDATRDGLLRTPERVAKAMAWLTRGYAQDARQVIGDALFEVDSEQMVLVRDIELYSLCEHHLLPFYGKVHIAYIPDGRVVGLSKLARVVDVYARRLQVQERLTEEIAGALDDVLRPRGVGVVVEAAHMCMMMRGVEKQGAMTVTSALRGAFKADGRTRDEFLRLAHSPTRA; this is translated from the coding sequence ATGTCGAGTACGACGGGCGCTGAGCGCGCCCCGGACCGCGCCCCGGAGCGGGGGCCGTCCCGCGCGCGGGACTCGCGCGAGGGGCACGACGGCCATCCGGCGGCCGAGCCGGTCGTCGTGCCGCTCTTCCCGGGCGCGCGCGCGGGCGACGCGCCCGACGCGCGCCTCGCCGAGTACGCGGACCTCGCGCGGCGCCAGCTCGAGCTGTTAGGCGAGGACGCGACGCGCGACGGCCTGCTCAGGACGCCCGAGCGCGTCGCGAAGGCGATGGCGTGGCTCACGCGGGGCTACGCCCAGGACGCGCGCCAGGTCATCGGCGACGCGCTGTTCGAGGTCGACAGCGAGCAGATGGTCCTCGTGCGCGACATCGAACTCTACTCGCTCTGCGAACACCACCTGCTGCCCTTCTACGGCAAGGTGCACATCGCCTACATCCCCGACGGGCGCGTGGTCGGGCTGTCGAAGCTCGCGCGCGTGGTCGACGTCTACGCCCGCCGCCTGCAGGTGCAGGAGCGCCTGACCGAAGAAATCGCCGGCGCGCTCGACGACGTGCTGCGCCCGCGCGGCGTGGGCGTCGTCGTCGAGGCGGCGCACATGTGCATGATGATGCGCGGCGTCGAGAAGCAGGGCGCGATGACCGTGACGAGCGCGCTCCGCGGCGCGTTCAAGGCCGACGGGCGCACGCGCGACGAGTTCCTGCGGCTCGCGCACTCGCCCACGCGCGCCTAA
- a CDS encoding 6-carboxy-5,6,7,8-tetrahydropterin synthase: MPVVTVTRRLRFNAAHRVHNPALSDEENRSLFGKCNNPNWHGHNYVLEVSVEGEVDPRTGYVVDLGALARVVEREVIDHVDHRNLNLDVDFMRDVIPTSENIVVRCWQVLTPHVAPGRLSRLRLWETENNYVEYDGR; encoded by the coding sequence ATGCCCGTCGTCACCGTCACGCGTCGCCTGCGGTTCAACGCCGCCCACCGCGTCCACAACCCCGCGCTCTCCGACGAGGAGAACCGCTCGCTGTTCGGGAAGTGCAACAACCCGAACTGGCACGGCCACAACTACGTGCTCGAGGTGTCCGTCGAGGGCGAGGTCGATCCGCGCACCGGCTACGTCGTCGACCTCGGCGCGCTCGCGCGCGTCGTCGAGCGCGAGGTGATCGACCACGTCGACCACCGCAACCTGAACCTCGACGTCGACTTCATGCGCGACGTCATCCCGACGTCCGAGAACATCGTCGTGCGGTGCTGGCAGGTGCTCACGCCGCACGTCGCGCCGGGCCGGCTGTCCCGGCTCCGGCTCTGGGAGACCGAGAACAACTATGTCGAGTACGACGGGCGCTGA
- a CDS encoding cardiolipin synthase B has protein sequence MSSTTRPTDAERANTFAHRMWRIAAAHVSGGNTSTLLHDGPATFDAMLALIAGAREDVMLESYIFRSDSVGRRFAPALVEAARRGVRVRVLYDWIGSRGVSAAFVRDLRAGGVDVRAFNPPKLGARWLGVVPRDHRKLLVVDERAGITGGVGLGHEWSEGEHPGRAGSGPWRDTAVQIEGPAARSMATAFERIWALTPRYVRQHPDASRPTTAPGEAPGAPAEPETTGVIGIVEGEPGRYRVSRALESVAVSAQRSIWIADAYFTPSPDLIEALTGAARDGVDVRLLVPGHGDHAWVLPVTRRYYPRLLRNGVRVWEWQGEMMHAKTQVSDARYTRIGSTDFNPLGVAINFELDAVIDDPTLGARMMETFENDLARSREVRG, from the coding sequence GTGTCCAGCACGACCCGGCCGACCGACGCCGAGCGCGCCAACACCTTCGCCCACCGGATGTGGCGCATCGCCGCGGCACACGTCTCGGGCGGTAACACGTCCACGCTCCTGCACGACGGCCCCGCGACGTTCGACGCAATGCTCGCGCTCATCGCCGGCGCGCGCGAAGACGTCATGCTCGAGAGCTACATCTTCCGTAGCGACTCCGTCGGCCGGCGCTTCGCCCCCGCGCTCGTCGAGGCCGCGCGGCGCGGCGTGCGGGTGCGCGTCCTCTACGACTGGATCGGCTCGCGCGGCGTCTCGGCCGCGTTCGTCCGCGACCTGCGGGCGGGCGGCGTCGACGTGCGCGCGTTCAACCCGCCCAAGCTCGGCGCGCGCTGGCTCGGCGTCGTCCCGCGCGACCACCGCAAACTGCTCGTCGTCGACGAGCGCGCCGGCATCACGGGCGGCGTCGGCCTCGGCCACGAGTGGAGCGAGGGCGAGCACCCCGGCCGCGCGGGTAGCGGGCCGTGGCGCGACACCGCCGTGCAGATCGAGGGTCCGGCCGCCCGCTCGATGGCCACGGCGTTCGAGCGCATCTGGGCGCTCACGCCCCGCTACGTGCGCCAGCACCCCGACGCGTCGCGCCCGACGACCGCCCCCGGCGAGGCGCCGGGCGCGCCCGCGGAACCGGAGACGACCGGCGTGATCGGCATCGTCGAGGGCGAGCCCGGACGCTACCGCGTGAGCCGCGCGCTCGAGTCGGTGGCGGTGAGCGCGCAGCGGTCGATCTGGATCGCCGACGCGTACTTCACCCCGTCGCCCGACCTGATCGAGGCGCTCACCGGCGCGGCGCGCGACGGCGTCGACGTGCGATTGCTCGTCCCCGGCCACGGCGACCACGCGTGGGTGCTCCCGGTGACGCGGCGCTACTACCCACGCCTGCTCCGCAACGGCGTGCGCGTCTGGGAGTGGCAGGGCGAGATGATGCACGCCAAGACGCAGGTCTCCGACGCGCGTTACACCCGGATCGGCTCGACCGACTTCAATCCGTTGGGCGTGGCGATCAACTTCGAGCTCGACGCGGTCATCGACGACCCCACGCTCGGTGCCCGGATGATGGAGACGTTCGAGAACGACCTCGCCCGCTCGCGCGAGGTGCGGGGGTGA